The following is a genomic window from Bordetella sp. H567.
GGTCGACCACATCAAGGTCGAAGACGGCAAAGGCAAGCCGCTCGGGCGCTCCTACAAGGTGAAGTTGTGGCCGACCCTGATCTTCCTGCAAGATGGCCAAGAGATTGCACGCCTGGTGCGGCCCGATGATCGCGATTCGATCGCGAAGGCGTTGGCGGGATTACGGGCAGGCGGCTGAGCCGATGCACATGGCTCGCCGACGGTCTTTGGCTGCACGCCATCCGTCGTAAGATCGCGATAGGTCAAGATCGCGAAGGGGATCCGATGGCAAGCTCGAAGCGATGGCTGCAACGTGCCGCCATGCTGCGTCTGGGCAGCATGGCAACCTTGCTCTTCGTGCTGGTCCTGAGCGTCTTCGTCGCGCCAGCGGTCATTCCCCCCGAATCCGGCATCGGCCAGGTGGTCGAGGACGTACTGATTTCCCTGATCCTGATCAGCGGCGCGATCGCGGTATCCGACCGGCGTTTCGCCTTCATTCCACTGGCCATGGTGGCGGTCGTCGTCATGGCCGTGCGCTGGACGGGGCGCTTCGTGCAGTCGGAAATGACGCCCGAGATACGCGCCGCGGCCTTGCTGTTCGCACTGGTGATGTTGGGGCTGGTGATCGGGTTCAAGGTGTTCGGTACGGGCACCAAGGTTCGCGACCGCCTGTGGGGCGCCGTGGCGCTGTACATGCTGCTGGGCGTGATCTGGGCGGTGGCCTATGAACTGGTGAACTTGCGCGTGCCGGGCGCTTATACCGGCATAAAGGGGACCAGCACCGGCCCGGCCTATCAATGGATATGGGTCTATTTCAGTTTCTCCACCCTCACCACCGTGGGGTACGGCGACATCACGCCCGTTGCCCGCCTTGCCAGATCGTTATCGAATATGGAAGCGTTGATCGGCCAGCTTTATCCGGCGATCGTGCTGGCGCGACTGGTTTCCCTGCCCGCGGAGGACAGGCGGGATGACGAAGACGATTAGCGCCCCGCGCAGGGCGATTTGCCCCGCCTTGCGCACGTGTGATAGCCTCCCCTCAGTATTCCATCCAGCAGCAGCCAGGCTGTAATGGACAGCGACTCGGGGACACCGGGCAATGCTGCGTGCGAGTGGGCGCCCGGTTCGCTCTTTCGTCGCATCACCCCATACTCGTTCTCACGCCGCCGGAGATTGCCGCCTCGCCCAACATCGAGAGGAACGAGCGATCACGGACAGCAACATATCGCAAAGCATTGGACAGCTTGCGCATCGTAAAGATCAACCGCACCTGCCCTCGCTCACGCCCCTGCGCGGCATCGCCGCCATCTGGGTGGTTCTCTATCACTACGGCGTCCTGTATTTCCCCAACGTTCAGCCGAGCCGTTATACGGCGCTATTGAACAAGGGCTACCTGGCGGTAGACCTGTTCTTCATGCTGAGCGGCTTCGTGATGACGCATGTCTATCGCGAGGTGTTTGCCTCACGTGTCTGCTGGCGCAGCTATTGGACCTTCCTGTCGGCGCGCATCGCGCGGCTGTATCCGCTGCATCTGGCGGTGCTGGGCCTGTTCCTGGCCGCCGGGCTTGCGGTGAGCACGGCGGAGTA
Proteins encoded in this region:
- a CDS encoding thioredoxin family protein → MFQDFDPHRPEPSREAVDALKGPAVLEFGANWCPICQGAQPLIKDALASYPEVDHIKVEDGKGKPLGRSYKVKLWPTLIFLQDGQEIARLVRPDDRDSIAKALAGLRAGG
- a CDS encoding potassium channel family protein, whose protein sequence is MASSKRWLQRAAMLRLGSMATLLFVLVLSVFVAPAVIPPESGIGQVVEDVLISLILISGAIAVSDRRFAFIPLAMVAVVVMAVRWTGRFVQSEMTPEIRAAALLFALVMLGLVIGFKVFGTGTKVRDRLWGAVALYMLLGVIWAVAYELVNLRVPGAYTGIKGTSTGPAYQWIWVYFSFSTLTTVGYGDITPVARLARSLSNMEALIGQLYPAIVLARLVSLPAEDRRDDEDD